AATTTTATCACAATTTATTGCATATCTTCTATCATGTCCTGGTCTGTCTTTTACAAAAGTAATAAGCTTTTTATAATAATCTTTATCCTTACCCATTTTGTTTGCCACAATCTCACATAACCGATTTACAAGCTTGATATTCTCCCACTCATTTTCCCCTCCTATATTATATGTCTCTCCAACCTCACCTTCTGTCAAAATCTTCCACACAGCACTACAATGGTCTTCAACATATAACCAATCTCTAATGTTTTTACCATCACCATATACAGGCAAAGGTTTTTCATCCAACATATTCAATATCATAAGAGGAATCAATTTTTCAGGAAAATGGTAAGGACCATAATTATTTGAACAGTTGGAAATAGTAACCGGAAGATTATAAGTATGGTAATAAGCTCTTACTAAATGATCCGATGCCGCTTTTGAAGCAGAATAAGGGCTCCTTGGGTCATATGGCGTCGTTTCGTAGAAATAGCCCATATCGCCAAGAGAACCATACACTTCATCAGTACTAATATGATGAAAACGTTTTGTTAATGAAGAATTATGAATGTTGAATGTTAGCTTAGCTTTGTCTGATTTGCCATTGTTATTTAGCCAGTATGTGCGTGCAGCTTCTAAAAGAGTAAATGTACCTTGAACATTTGTCCTTACAAACTCTTCAGGTCCCAATATAGAACGGTCCACATGGCTTTCGGCAGCAAAATGTACCACCATATTTATATCATACTTATCAAATATTTCTCCTACTCTTTTTTTATCACAGATATCTCCATGCTCGAAAAAATAATTTTTCCCGCTATATTTTTCGGAAATATCTTCAAGGTTTTTTAAATTACCGGCATATGTCAGAAGATCAAAATTTACAATTATTCCATCAAAGTTTACTTTTTCAAAAAGGTACCTAATAAAATTTGATCCAATAAAACCTGCTCCACCAGTAACTAATATATTGTAATTATTGTAGCTCACAATACCTCCTTTTTAAGATAAACATATTATCACTTTTGCTTTAAATTATGCGTTTGAAGTAACAAAAGAGATCCTCTCATAATAAAAAATTACTATGCTTAAACTTCACTTAAAGAATCTATATACCTTTTAACAGCATCTTTCCAGTCAGGCAATCTTTTAAAATTATTAGCATCAAGATTCCCTTTTGATAGACGAGAATTTTTTGGTCTTACCGCCTTAGTGGGGTACTCTTCAGAAGGTACAGGAATTACATTAACATCTTTCCCTGAAATCTTGAATATCTCTACTGCAAGCTCATACCAACTACAATAACCTTCATTTGTTCCATGATACACACCATACTTATTAGTCTGAATCATATCGCAAATTAGCTCCGCAAGATCTTTTGTATAAGTAGGTGAGCCATATTGGTCATTTACTACTTTTAATGTATCTTTAGTCTCTGATAGCTTTAACATCGTTTTTATAAAATTGTTTCCGTTAATCCCAAATACCCAAGATGTTCTTACTATAAAATATTTATTAAGTATCTCATCAACAATCTTCTCCCCTTCTGCTTTGGTAAAGCCATAATAATTAATCGGGCATGTATCATGATTTTCATCAAAAGGCTCCACCCCTTTGCCATCAAAAACATAATCTGTAGAGATATAGACCATCTTTGCATCAATCTCTTTACATGCCAATGCAATATTTCTAGTACCAACAGTATTTACAGAATAGCATTTATATCTCTCTTCCTCAGCTTTATCCACAGCAGTATAAGCGGCACAATGCACCACTACATCAGGTTTTATTGTTAAAATATTTTGGACAGTTTGAATCTCATCAGTAATATCAAAATCATTCACATCTACGCCAATTACATCTATCCCCAATTCTTTTAATCTTAGTACCACATCATAACCAAGCTGCCCATTGACGCCTGTAACAAGCACTTTAATACTAAAATTGCAATCGCTATCTTTAAGATATGGTGCATTGCCATCCTTCTCCGATAAAATAGGATTTTCAACACCCCAATTAATCCCTAATTCGGGATCATTATATTTTATACTTCTATCACACTCTTTAGAATAATACTCATCTACCTTAT
The Deferrivibrio essentukiensis DNA segment above includes these coding regions:
- the rfbB gene encoding dTDP-glucose 4,6-dehydratase; amino-acid sequence: MSYNNYNILVTGGAGFIGSNFIRYLFEKVNFDGIIVNFDLLTYAGNLKNLEDISEKYSGKNYFFEHGDICDKKRVGEIFDKYDINMVVHFAAESHVDRSILGPEEFVRTNVQGTFTLLEAARTYWLNNNGKSDKAKLTFNIHNSSLTKRFHHISTDEVYGSLGDMGYFYETTPYDPRSPYSASKAASDHLVRAYYHTYNLPVTISNCSNNYGPYHFPEKLIPLMILNMLDEKPLPVYGDGKNIRDWLYVEDHCSAVWKILTEGEVGETYNIGGENEWENIKLVNRLCEIVANKMGKDKDYYKKLITFVKDRPGHDRRYAINCDKIKNKLGWKQSVDFEKGLEKTVDWYLNNKEWVETVKSGEYKKWVEMNYDKR
- the rfbD gene encoding dTDP-4-dehydrorhamnose reductase, with product MKVESTVLKGVLIIETDCFGDNRGWFTESYNKERFAKYGLDTDFVQDNHSYSTQKGVLRGIHFQNNPKAQSKLVRCTKGKILDVVVDLRKGSDTYKKWIAVELSEQNRKQIFIPKGYGHGFVTLTDNVELQYKVDEYYSKECDRSIKYNDPELGINWGVENPILSEKDGNAPYLKDSDCNFSIKVLVTGVNGQLGYDVVLRLKELGIDVIGVDVNDFDITDEIQTVQNILTIKPDVVVHCAAYTAVDKAEEERYKCYSVNTVGTRNIALACKEIDAKMVYISTDYVFDGKGVEPFDENHDTCPINYYGFTKAEGEKIVDEILNKYFIVRTSWVFGINGNNFIKTMLKLSETKDTLKVVNDQYGSPTYTKDLAELICDMIQTNKYGVYHGTNEGYCSWYELAVEIFKISGKDVNVIPVPSEEYPTKAVRPKNSRLSKGNLDANNFKRLPDWKDAVKRYIDSLSEV